The Nostoc sp. 'Peltigera membranacea cyanobiont' N6 genome contains the following window.
TTTCTGAGATAAATAGAATACTTCAAGAATTTGAATTAGAAATTAATTCTTCAAAAGCCTCAATAGTAGAACTTCCTGAACCTATTGAATTAAGTTGGGTTTCCGAAATAAGACGTTGCCCTATTGGAGATGATAACTCATTAGAACAGTACAATGATATTTTAACTTACTTCAGTAAAGTATTTGAGTATTCAAAACTATTTCCTGATGATGCCGTTATTAAATATGCTCTTTCTCGAATTAACAGAACTGATATTTTAGAGAAAAACTGGAAACTTTGCGAATCATTTATATTACAATCAATTATAGCTGCACCAAATGCACTTATTGTAGCAACTGAAATACTACTTAAATATTCAGAAAAATATCAATTAAATTTAGAAAAAATAAGTGAAACTATTCATTTAATACTATTACAACATAGTGAGCTTAATCATAGTCATGAAATTTCCTGGGCATTATGGTTAAGCAAGACTTTATCTATACCAATCAAAGAAGAAGTAGCTAAAAAAATATCTCATTTAGAAGATTCCATTGTAGCTCTTATTACTTTAGACCTAAACTCTTCTAATCTTATTGAAGGAAAAATTGACTTTAGTCTATGGCAAAGTATACTAACAATTGACCATTTATATTCTAGTAACTGGCTTTTATGCTATGAAGCAAATATAAAAGGGTATTTTCCTCAAACACCACAAAATAATTATATTGAAAATGATGATTTTTTTGCTGTTTTAAAACAAAATAATGTAAGTTTTTATGACGGTTCAAAGCAAATTAAACTAGAGAATAATGATGAGGAAATTGATGAGGAGGAAATTGATGATGAAGATAATTTAGGTTATGATAGTAGTGGTTTTTGGTTTTGGTATTAAAATTAACTTTCAAATTTCACTTAACTCGTATTTTAGAGAAGGCGAAACGGATCATCCTCGTTGAGTAGTGCATCAAAATAACGCACAATTGGCTGTACAAGTCGAGTATTTGCTCTTGAAACTGCCTCAGATGTATCAGAAGGTTCAAATTCTTCTAATCCAGCAAGACGACGCGCAAATTTGAACAGAAGGGAGTTAGGTGTAAAGTAACCTCGTTTTACCCATTTTCGGAGAAATTGATGTCCAACCTGTTTATCAAGTAGGGTTAGTGTTGCTGTAATTGCTTTTTGTGCATCACGTTCTGCGCCAGTCCATCGTTGTGTTGATGGGGGCATAACACGGTTAGTTTTTGAGAATTGTTCTGTTTTCACGCCAATATCATCAAAAACGCCGCTATTACCACCGTCAGTAAGAACGACCTCCTCAGCATAAGTGTCATCAAACCACTTGATGATTGTTTCTATTTCATCAAAGACCACAAAATCTGATTGTTCATTAACGAGTTCACCGATTTTGATCGGGCGCAAGTCTAAATGACGCGGTAATCCTGCCATTGCCATCGCGCCAGGAGTTGTAATCCAAACACGAGCATTTGGCATATCACGATAAACCTGTTGGGATGGGCATTTATCAAAGAATGGACACAAATAGGATGAACCGAGGTTTTTACGTCGCTTGCTGCGATCGCTTTTAGGCATTTTTTTGAGAATATGACAGGGTTCAATTCCCGCTTTAAGAGCTTTGCCGTCTAGAAGTTGAATAAAATCACGCTCTTTTAGCTGACCTTGGAGAGGACAAGCTGTGCCTAGCCAACGTTCACCCCAGTGAGGCTGTCCGCGTTGTCGATGTTCTTGATAATCTTTTGAGGCAGAGAAACTCTGAAGGTGTGCATCGCGTTTACTGCGCCCCAAGATTGGCACTGCTACTGGATCATCATTCTCTGGATCGTTACAAAACCACCAGTTAATTTGGTTTGCTAGTTTAATCGCTGATTGCACATCACTAACAACTAAAGTGATGCGGCGATCGCAATGATGCCGTACAACATTAACACTGAACAACTGCGAAACCGTAGTTTTTCCAGAAGCAACCATGCCTGCAATATTCGTGAAGCCGTCTAACTCAAGAATTTGCTCCTCTTGCGGAAACAGTGTTCCGTTCTCCTGAACTTTGTGGAAGTTAATTTTGCGAAAGCGAGCAACCCAGTGTCCTCTAGCAGTTTGCTCCCAGCCATATTGACGCGCTAAGGTTTCTTCTCGCTCATCAATCCATGCTGCATCTAGCTCTAAATCTGAAATCCGAAGCGAAAACGAAGCACGGGAACGAGTTGTAGTAAACCAGGGTAGACGCTGTACCTGTGCATTTCGTACCTGCTGCTGTGTAAATCTGACTGGTACTATAACCGTCTCTTCCCCTGTCTTTGCCTCAAATTGATAGGTGGTTCCTGCTTCTACTCGTTTAACTTTGCGAAGCCGGAAATCTAAATTGGTATTTAAACAACGTTCGTACAAATCTTGATGAATTTGATGCCGGAGATTTTTGGCAGCATTAATAATATAGCTATCCCAGTTTTGCGGAGTGAATTCGTGATAGTTACGCCAATCTAGAGGAATCCTTAGATAAGAACGCAGTGCGCCTAACCAAGCGAAACGGGCGGAAAATGGAACTATTTGGCGAGTGTTAGCGATCGCTCGACGTTCCATCTCATTCAAATTCTGTAAGTGTGGATGTCTCAAAGGCATTCCACTCAAAATTGCCCAAGGTGCGGTGACTGGCTCATCATCAAGTTCCAAATACTCCATGAGAGCAAAGCCAAGCTCTACTTGAAGCAACAATTCAGCTTGAGTACGATTCAAACCTGCTTCTTTCAACTGTTCGAGGCGGTCTTGAAACTCGGTCGGTACTTCAAATAAGCTCATCTGGCTCATAGACTATTTTCCTTCCCGCAACTGCTCAATTTTATGGATAACTCTTTCCTCAAATACAGCATCACTCAGAAGATGGGTACTGCTAGGTAGCTTTGTCGCCTGTTCACGGAGAATTTCGAGGTAATCTTCTCGTTGTTGTAGGCGTTGGATGGGAATAACATAAAAGCTCTCGTCATAACGCAGATCGCCCTCACCGAATAGAGGTGTCAGCTTTGGTGCTAAATTGTAGGGGCTTCGGTAATCTTTAATATCTACAGCCCAGGTTGATTGGTCACAAAAGCGTAGTTGTAAGTCATAGCGATCAATGCCTGGATAAAGATGGATGGCACAAAGCCGATCTGAATATTTGCTTTGAAGTTCTTCCAACACTTTAAATAAGCGCATCTCAGGAATACCAGGTAAACAAATACGCAAATGGATACCAAACTTCAGACGACGCAACCCTTGTTTCCAGGTGATTTGTCGAATAAACGGCAAATTTTGGCGATGATCGTTGCAAGCACTGGGTTTAATACCACGTAACTTTCCATATTTTTTAAATAAAGGGCCACAGCGATCGCAATTCCAACAAAGCTCATTTTCTTCACACTCATCGTAGAGTTCGCCAACTTCTTGAATAGAAATATGTCGTGTCGTAGAAAATGCTTTACGAAGCTGCGCCGGAGTTGTGTATGGATTCGCAATCAAAAATAGACGCAGCAAAACATACTCCTGCTGAACGCGCTCAGGCTCGCTATCGTTGTTGTAAAGTTCTTGTAACCGTTCCAAAATTCTCTGAAACTGGAAATTCTCTATGGCAATTTGCTTGCTTAAAGTAGTGGCAAACTCTGACAACTTGGTTTTTTCAAGCAGTTCCTCATATAAATATCGACTTGCTTCTTCACTCAAC
Protein-coding sequences here:
- a CDS encoding restriction endonuclease-related protein, which gives rise to MGSNEFDNLIIGLAEFVRRDGRYPYPELLRHALNKLALELTAVTYPRTLTGLLALLEKPLKTWYPGRLLPKEFDSDFGLLYEWGLSEEASRYLYEELLEKTKLSEFATTLSKQIAIENFQFQRILERLQELYNNDSEPERVQQEYVLLRLFLIANPYTTPAQLRKAFSTTRHISIQEVGELYDECEENELCWNCDRCGPLFKKYGKLRGIKPSACNDHRQNLPFIRQITWKQGLRRLKFGIHLRICLPGIPEMRLFKVLEELQSKYSDRLCAIHLYPGIDRYDLQLRFCDQSTWAVDIKDYRSPYNLAPKLTPLFGEGDLRYDESFYVIPIQRLQQREDYLEILREQATKLPSSTHLLSDAVFEERVIHKIEQLREGK
- a CDS encoding RNA-directed DNA polymerase, which codes for MIQENSSNIITTQDFIEKGFFPKELVPAFTTENLADNLDKINSNIQNPSKKSSKFLSYSFPKSKYSRRILGIPNPLHQVVLCNFISQEWQDIENFILSSPLCQQSPLSYKRRAVSSYPINLPAERAISSASHRYRLYTDISRFYSTIYTHSIPWALHEKQIAKANRRDKSLIGNQIDEFVRNTQDQQTLGIPIGPDSSFVIAEIISSSVDKILTERLKSVPQGFRYVDDYYLYFNSYSEAERALSEINRILQEFELEINSSKASIVELPEPIELSWVSEIRRCPIGDDNSLEQYNDILTYFSKVFEYSKLFPDDAVIKYALSRINRTDILEKNWKLCESFILQSIIAAPNALIVATEILLKYSEKYQLNLEKISETIHLILLQHSELNHSHEISWALWLSKTLSIPIKEEVAKKISHLEDSIVALITLDLNSSNLIEGKIDFSLWQSILTIDHLYSSNWLLCYEANIKGYFPQTPQNNYIENDDFFAVLKQNNVSFYDGSKQIKLENNDEEIDEEEIDDEDNLGYDSSGFWFWY